One Legionella lansingensis genomic region harbors:
- a CDS encoding DMT family transporter — protein MSTVRSGTFYATLSGLFFGLIGYFGVSVMNANISVNNMLFWRFLVSSLFMCILLLPQLKKMQLNVVEAIKIIFYGAAFYGTCSILYFVATEYIGSGLAMVIFFTYPTMVLLINFAFFKQKISKIYYLALIVILVGMLFLVNGSKLHFDLMGVGLSLVSALLYAFYIIVSKNNTTPALVSTLFISMGAMLVSLAAALLEKTFLLPLGTNVWFNICGIGIICTALPIVFLLEGLKHISSLQASILSVLEPVFVVIFGILLLGEKINLIQALGVIILLAGALMSLLSHRFE, from the coding sequence TTGTCAACTGTAAGAAGCGGAACGTTTTACGCTACATTATCAGGTCTTTTTTTCGGGCTAATCGGTTATTTTGGTGTTAGTGTGATGAACGCTAATATCTCCGTAAATAATATGCTGTTCTGGCGCTTTTTAGTCTCCAGTCTTTTTATGTGCATTCTTTTACTTCCTCAGCTTAAAAAGATGCAACTGAATGTTGTAGAAGCAATTAAGATTATTTTTTATGGCGCTGCATTCTATGGTACTTGTTCTATTTTGTATTTTGTAGCGACAGAGTATATTGGCTCCGGATTGGCTATGGTCATCTTTTTTACCTATCCCACCATGGTATTGCTCATTAATTTTGCATTCTTTAAACAAAAAATTAGCAAGATTTATTATTTAGCACTCATTGTGATTCTTGTTGGCATGTTATTTTTGGTTAATGGTAGCAAACTACACTTTGATCTTATGGGGGTTGGATTAAGTCTGGTCTCGGCACTTCTCTATGCCTTTTATATTATTGTAAGTAAAAATAATACCACTCCTGCACTTGTATCTACCTTATTCATTTCTATGGGCGCCATGCTTGTTTCCTTGGCTGCCGCTTTGCTCGAGAAAACCTTTCTGCTTCCCTTAGGCACGAATGTTTGGTTCAATATTTGTGGCATTGGCATCATTTGTACAGCTCTGCCGATTGTCTTTCTGCTGGAAGGATTAAAACACATCAGCTCGCTGCAAGCGTCCATTTTATCTGTATTAGAGCCCGTGTTTGTTGTGATTTTCGGTATACTTCTCTTAGGAGAAAAAATTAATCTTATCCAGGCCTTAGGAGTAATTATTCTTCTTGCGGGAGCATTGATGTCCTTATTAAGTCATCGGTTTGAGTAG